AAACGAAAGGTCATAGCCTGCAAAATCACGCATATAACTTTTTAATGAAGTTCCGAAAGCATCTCTAAAATGCCTGTTTCCTCCGTTCTTAAAAAAGTTTTTTACAGATCCTGCACCTCCAAGATGGGCAGCTGCTAAAATACCAGATTCAGTAATTTCAACACCATTAATCACTTTTCCTTCGTACTTTCTGATTTCATTGCGCAAAATCCATTTGTTTTTGGATAATAATGCAACAAAAGCTTTTTCCTGTAAAGCAGGATCTTTTAGAAAGTCTTTGTCATTTCTGACTCCGATAGCTCTTAAGGCTTTTGAACCAAATTGATATTTTCCCATGTAACCCAGTGAATTTACCATTCGGTATTTCCCCTGAGATTCTTTAAAAGCAACTGCTTCTTTAAAACCGATAAGATGATTTCCTGTGTATGGGGCGTTTAGATTTACTTTAGGATAGTCATCCTCTTCTAAAGATGGATAAATGTATTCTGATCCATCTGTTTTTTCTGTTAGAAACCACGGTTTGGTTTCGACACTAAAGGGTTTAAAACCCAAACTTAAAAATGTAATAATTACGATTAAACTCGCATAAAAATACCACTTCTTTATCATAAATTGTTTTTCTTCAAATCGCTGTCACCTTTTTGAAATTTCTACGGATGCAAAGGTAACGAAAAACAAAAAAATCTGATAATCAACAATTTAAGCAAAATCAAAAATATAGAGCATGTGCCTTAAAGCCTTTATTGGCGGAGTATTCGAGAGTTGGCGCCGGAATTTTTATTGTGTTAAAAACAGAAAAAACTGTTTTCAAAAAATGCGATTTTGTGTCAATTTTAGCTAAATTTACATCAAAAGAAAGAAAAAACTTACGATATATTTCTGGATTTTCTGCAAAATTTAAATTTTGATCGTGAACATTTCCAGACAACATACCTTCGGCTCCATATCCAAAAGCAACATTAAACCATTTCGGAATCTTGGTTTCTTTTGCAAAAGAGTGAAGATTTACAGAAAGCCAATAAGTTTGTCCGTTATAGTCTTTTAAAATTTTCTCATTGAGCGATTTCCCTAAAGCATCTGGGCGAATATCAGCGTATTTTGTAGTATGGAAAGAAAATTTTGGAATAATACGTTGTTCTTTCCACAATAATTCCTGCGAAACATATAGTGCAGTTCCGGTAGCATTTGCAATTACATCTCCAGAAGACGCTCCCCATTCTGATGAATATCCATCTAAAACTTCTACTGCAGTTAAAAAAGCAAAACCTAAACCTGCCCCATAAATCAATTGCGTTTTTTGATCTGCACCGCTCCAGTTTAGCATTTCGGCACCAAATCTTCCTAAATGATACGAAGAATACATGTGACCTACTTTATCCATTTGAAGCCATTCATTATTATCATTTATAAAATGAAATTTAGATCGTGGATAATCAGCATACCATAATTGATTTAACCCCAATAAAGTAGCAGAAGCCAAAGCGGTTTCGGTTACAATTACTGCATTTTGTCTTTTTTTGTTTAAAGTATCTGACGGAGTTAAAAAGCTTTCAATCTTATTTTGAGAAAAAGATTGAAAGCTTGATATAAATAAAACCGAAAAAAAAAGGTATTCTTTTAAATTCAAAACTATCTTGTTACGCCCTGACTAGCAATCCAGTCTGAATATCTTTTTGCATTTTTTGTATGTTCTGCATAATTTGAAGCAAACTCATGATAACCAAAACGGTCAACACTGGCACAGAAATAGATATAATCATTCTTTTCCGGGTTTAAAACTGCTTCAAGAGCTGTAATATCAGCCATTGCAATTGGTCCTGGAGGAAGACCTATGTTTACATAAGTATTGTATGGCGATTTCATAATCAAGTCATTATAAAAAACTCTTTTTATAACCTGATCAAAATTATTGTCTCTTAATTTTAAAGCGTAAATCACAGTTGGATCTGCCTGCAATGGCATTTCTAAACGAAGACGGTTTAAATAAACTCCTGCAATACGTGGTCTTTCATCTTTTTTCACAGATTCTTTGTGAACAATTGAAGCTAAAATAGAAACCTGAACCGGAGTTAAACCTTGTTTTTTTGCTTGTTCAATTCTTTGCGGAGTCCAGAAATTATGATATTCTTTGATCATTTTATCGCGGAATTTTTCTGCAGATGTATTCCAATAAACTTCATACGTATTTGGAATAAACATCGCAAAAACATTTTCTTCATTAAATCCGTTTTGAGCTAAAAATGTTGAATCTTTAAAAGCTTTCAATAAAGATGTACTGTCAGCTTCGATTTGAGAACCTACTCTTCCGGCAAAATTCTCCAAACGTTCCTGATTATTAAAAGCCAATTTTACCGGAACATTTGATCGCATTGCACGAACTAAATCAATATTATTCATGCCTTTTTTAAGAAGAAAACGACCTGATTTTACATTTTCCGGATAACTTCTTTTACTTGCCACAAGTTCAAAGTTGTCGAAGTTTTTAATATAAGGTGCTAATATTTTTTTTACATCACTGTAGTCAGATCCTGTTGGAACATGAACGTATACTTCTTGTTCTTCAAATTTT
The sequence above is a segment of the Flavobacterium sp. genome. Coding sequences within it:
- a CDS encoding peptidoglycan-binding protein LysM, which produces MIKKWYFYASLIVIITFLSLGFKPFSVETKPWFLTEKTDGSEYIYPSLEEDDYPKVNLNAPYTGNHLIGFKEAVAFKESQGKYRMVNSLGYMGKYQFGSKALRAIGVRNDKDFLKDPALQEKAFVALLSKNKWILRNEIRKYEGKVINGVEITESGILAAAHLGGAGSVKNFFKNGGNRHFRDAFGTSLKSYMRDFAGYDLSFIEADNNATIND
- a CDS encoding DUF2279 domain-containing protein; this encodes MNLKEYLFFSVLFISSFQSFSQNKIESFLTPSDTLNKKRQNAVIVTETALASATLLGLNQLWYADYPRSKFHFINDNNEWLQMDKVGHMYSSYHLGRFGAEMLNWSGADQKTQLIYGAGLGFAFLTAVEVLDGYSSEWGASSGDVIANATGTALYVSQELLWKEQRIIPKFSFHTTKYADIRPDALGKSLNEKILKDYNGQTYWLSVNLHSFAKETKIPKWFNVAFGYGAEGMLSGNVHDQNLNFAENPEIYRKFFLSFDVNLAKIDTKSHFLKTVFSVFNTIKIPAPTLEYSANKGFKAHALYF
- the mltG gene encoding endolytic transglycosylase MltG, with the translated sequence MKLKKIISLTAVAVISVLLIYGFILISRIFSSNTKFEEQEVYVHVPTGSDYSDVKKILAPYIKNFDNFELVASKRSYPENVKSGRFLLKKGMNNIDLVRAMRSNVPVKLAFNNQERLENFAGRVGSQIEADSTSLLKAFKDSTFLAQNGFNEENVFAMFIPNTYEVYWNTSAEKFRDKMIKEYHNFWTPQRIEQAKKQGLTPVQVSILASIVHKESVKKDERPRIAGVYLNRLRLEMPLQADPTVIYALKLRDNNFDQVIKRVFYNDLIMKSPYNTYVNIGLPPGPIAMADITALEAVLNPEKNDYIYFCASVDRFGYHEFASNYAEHTKNAKRYSDWIASQGVTR